GTCAGCCGCGATAATAATCGGGTTTTTCCCACCCATTTCAAGTTGATACTTGGCCCCACGTGCCAGTGCTGCGCCGCCGACCCGTTTGCCCACTTCATTGGAACCTGTGAACGTTATTCCGCCCACATCCGGATGCTCAGCAAGTGCAGATCCGATCACTGAGCCTCTGCCGCATACCAGATTAAGAACGCCTGCCGGAATGCCCGCCTCTTCAAAACACTCCATTACTTTAGCCGCAGTGACCGCAGTTTCCTGAGCAGGCTTCAACACAACCGTATTGCCGTAAATCAAGGCCGGAGCCGTTTTCCAAATCGGAATGGCTACTGGGAAATTCCAAGGAGCAATAACCCCAACAACGCCAAGGGGTACGCGGGTCGTAAACATCAGCGCTTCGCTGTCCGTTGATGGAATGACATCACCGGTTTTTCGCATGCCTTCTCCAGCGTAATACCTTAAGATCGCGACACCGCGCAGTGTCTCTCCTTTGGCTTCTGGGAGTGTTTTGCCCATTTCCCTGGTCATCGCCTCTGCAACCTCATCGGCCCGGCGTTCCAACACATTGGCTGCCTGAAATAGATAGTTTCCGCGTTCCGCGCCCGATAACCTCCGCCAATCTTTTGCTGCTTCCTTCGCGGCTGCAACAGCCCGGTTCAGATCCTCTACGCCTGAGGTGGGTACGTAGCCAACTACCTCCTTCCGATTCGCCGGGTTGATGCTCGGTTCGGTTTCACCGGACGTCGCCTTCACCCATTCTCCGTTAATGTAATTGCTGTATGTCTGCTCTACCTGAAATGTGGTCATCGCATTCATCCTCCTTGTACATTAGTTTGAAATGACTGGATTAATAAGTGTCCCGATATCGCTAATGGATATTTCAATGCGGTCCCCGGGTGCAAGTGTAAAATCATTGGGTGGCACGATGCTAGTACCTGTCAATAACACCGTACCGTCAAACAAATCGTTATCTCTGGCCAGAAAAGAAACCAGCTCATCAAGTTTTCGGTTTAACTCACTTGTGCTTGCCTCGCTTTTGACAACTATTTCACTTTCGCGATATATTTCGCAGACGATGCTGAACGCATATGGATCCTGCACCGTTTCCGCTAGACGAATGGATGGACCTATGGAGCAGGAATTGCGCCACATTTTTGCTTGCGGCAGATACAGCGGGTTTTCCCCTTCAATATCGCGGCAGCTCATGTCATTGCCAACGATGTATCCCACAATGCTGCCATCCGCGGCAAGCACCAACCCCAGCTCAGGCTCCGGGATCTGCCAATTGGAATCGCTGCGAAGTGTGACAGCCTCATTAGGCCCGACGGTGCGGGCAGCTGTAGATTTAAAAAAGATCTCCGGTCTTTCGGCATCGTAAACTTTATCGTAAAAGGTCTTTGCATCCAGCTTGCCTTCCGTTGCTTCATAATTTCGCGCTTCGCGGCTGCGTTGATAAGTTACACCCGCCGCCCATACTTCCGGAGCTTCCAATGGAGTGATTAGATGCAAGGAAGTCCAATCGTCAGTTAACTTGTTTGACGGTTTAAAAGCGCTTTCAACAAGTTGAACTGGAGAGACCCCCTGCTTTCTTGCTTGATAGATCAAAGTCATAAAATCTGCTTGTGGCAAACGATACGCTTGTTCATCATCCGTAACGGCTGCCAGCCACTTCTGTTGTCCGTCCAGAAATCGAATAATTCTCATTCAAGCTTGCCTCCATTTTTCCCCATCGGGTTGATAATACTACCATAGCATCCGCTATGGTTCATGACGATGTTCTAATCACTCCCACGATTTACCCTTTTCACGCATTTTTTTTCTGTTAAGATGAGGTTAGATTCGTTTCGTTGAACTAAAGAAGATTTACGAGGACACTTCGATGACAGGATGTTGGAATATAGAATAGTACAAGGGGGTTGGTTTGCTGTGACCAAGCTTTCGGATGCTGTGTATTTAGGGCGTCTGCCCGATGTTCGCATGTCTTTTCAATTATTGGGGCTGCATGCAAGAAAAGTAGATTCCAGCTGGACTTATCCGTCCCATGAACATTCAATGTATGAAGTGCACTGGATGATGGACGGGCAGATGAACATGGTTGTCAACGGTCAGTCTTATCGTCAGTCGGTTGGCGACCTTCTGTTCATCCGGCCTGGTATGACCCACTCTTGCACCGGAGCCGGACCGGAGGGGTTCACTTATTTTTCCGTGCATTTCAGCATACACGATACATCCTTTTGCAGAGAACTTAACCGTTGCAAAGACATCTATTATCCGGCAAATTCGAATTTGGCTCTGGGGCTCTCCTCTTCCCTGTCTACTTTGTATGGTTTGGCCACAGAGCATTTGTCTAGCTCGCTATCTTCCTCCAAACAAATGAAAGTACATGCCGCTGTGTTTGAACTGCTTGGTTCCCTGGTTGGTCAGTTATCTCAGCAAGCCTCCGTTACGTTGTCGAGAAAAGAAACTATTGCCCATCAGATTGCTGAGCACATTGAGGATTCGGTAAGATATATCCATCTTCACGGGGAAATTCAGGAGAGCGATCGAACCTGGATTCAGGACATTGCCAAGTCGCTGAGCATTAGCCCGTCACAGGTTAATCGTATTTTTCGGCAGGTGTACGGCATCGCTCCACGCAAGTTTCTATCCGAAACCCTTCTGAACGAAGCGCAGCGGCTGTTAAAGCAAACCGACCTGAACATAGACCATATTGCGATGATGCTGGGGTATAAGACCAATGCGCATTTTAGTCGCCAATTCAAGCGGTGGACAGGCATCGCGCCAAGCGAATATCGCAGCCATTCGCAGCAGGCTGGAGAAGCCAACGTTGCGGATGACTAAAAGTTTAATCATAAAAACCCCAATTGTCTGAGCCGCAGAGGCTGAGCGGTCAACAAAACAGCTACTGGATGACCAGCAGCTGCTTTGTTTTGTCTCTGGATTGCTCAGATCATGTGTTTGAAGATTACGCTAAAATAAATGATGCAAGACTTGCACTTCCCGAACCTCTGTACGTAAAATACAAAGCCTGTATACCATCCGGAATGGTCATCTCGATTGAATAGGGTTTCCAATGATTGGTGAAATGTACCGGGATTGTACCCAGGACAGGACCGTCCCATGCGGTTTTGACCTCAAATACCCCGTGACAATATCCCCGTACCTTGATCGAGACCTGGCGAATTCCTCGGCAATCAAAGTATTTAAAACCTGCCGTTGCGGATTCAACCATATTGGCGATATATCCGACTTCTTCATCACCGTCTCTACCATCCTGGGTGATCTTTGGAAAGCGGCTGTCCAGCCAGGCTCCTGCCCCGAAACCTCCAGTGTACTTCTGATCATCTTTGGTCAAAAGATTACATGCAAGATATGCGGGGTACTCGCCTTTTCCTTCAAGCGGTCTCCCACTTGGACCAGAGGAGGTCATTTCCACCTGAGGAATGCTGCCGTCCTCTTCAAAAGATATCTTCTCAATACAGCCCTGCCGGTTGAATGCATCCCCATTGGTATGACGGTGATAGAAGACATACCAGTCTCCGTTGATCTCCACAATGCTGCCATGGTTATTGCCTCCATAATACATGGGTTTGTCAGCAGGTTTGTAGGAGTCGATATGGAGATCACAGTTGCTTACGATGACGCCCTGATATGTAAATCCTTTATTTGGAAATCGGCTGGTGGCATAACATAATTCATGCATAACGATGGAGGAATACACCAGATAGTAGGTATCACCTCTCTTCCGGATGGAAGGCGCCTCAAAAAATTCATGGCCCTCATAACCGCTGCCCTCACTGTAAGGTACACTCGGTGCTACGAATACAGGTTCTTCCACAATCGTCAGCATATCCGGACCTAGCATCGTGGCCATCGCGCCATGTCTTGATTGGTCTCCGGCCGCACAGAAGCCGGTATACAGATAAGTGTGCTGTCCTTCAGTCATCACGCCGGGATCGAACTGGGGCTCGTCCCCTTCTCTTTCGCCCAGACGAGTGCCGTCGTCATATTGTACATAACCATAGAATTCATATTTACCGGCAGGTGCATCACATACAGCCACCGAAACAACGGGTACCTTATCCAGCACATAATACAGATAATACCGCCCATCGGGACCCAGCGTAACATCTGGCGCATACAAGCACATATGGCCATTCGGATTCAGCGGGTCATCTGTTTTTCGGTAGATCACCCCTTCATTTCTCCAATTCCCAAGGTCATTCACGGGTGCAGACCAGCATACATAATCGTTCAGACAGAAGGCATGTCCGTGAAAACGGTCATGTGAACCATACACATACACTCTTTCATTGAATACATAAGGCTCACTATCAGGTACGTACTCCCAGGATGGAAGATATGGGTTGAACCCCTGCTTGTTCATTCCAGCTACACTCCTCATATAATTGTAATAGTACATTCGTTCTATGAAATAAAGATAACTCTCGTATAATAAAAAATAGCTTAAGTAGTGTATGGGTTATTCTTTTCTACAACTTAAAGATAAAGGGGAAGAACCATGACATCTATTTTTTACGTTGAATGTGACGCGGTACATCAGAACCATTTTGTTTTTGATATCCCTGAAGGGCATGATGCCTGGTTATTAGTCATTACACAGACCCCTGCCCAGTTTTGGGTTGATGGACAACTTAAGGAATACCCGGCTCATTGTGCTGTACTTTTCAAACCGTATCAAAAAATATATTATCGGGCTTGTTCAGAGCGCTATATAAATGATTGGATTCGTTTTGAAAGTGATGAACCGTTTGTAACCGATACCTCCCTTCCGCCAGGCACACCTTTCCCACTGGATGATCCGGAATACTGTCATAAGCTGTTCCAATTGCTTGTTGCAGAGCATTCTTTTCAGAACGATTACCGGGAATCATCCATCAATTGCCTGCTGCGAACCTTGTTCAATAAATTGCTTGAGTCTTGTGTCCAAGAGGATATTAGTCCTCAGCACTATCCTCTGTTGAAGCTTCGAACGGCAATTCATAACGATCCCAGCCATCCTTGGACCATATCGGAAATGGCGAAGATCATAAACGTCAGCCCGGGGTACCTGCAGTTGATGTACAAGAAATCGTTTGGCCTCTCGTGTATGGAGGATGTTATTCATAGCAGAATACGTTTGGCCAAAGAATATCTCAGACATCATTTGTATACGGTTGCAGAGATTGCTGATCGATGCGGTTACCGTAATGTCGAGCATTTTTGCAGGCAGTTCAAACAAATGACCGGTTCCTCGCCTAAACAGTTTCATAAACGACGTGGAGGTGTCCCGGCTGACTTAACAGAGTTGGGATATAAATCTCACTTTTAAGGGGGATGTACTTAGATCTATGGAAAAATTCCCACTCTGTCCAATACGCGTTTACACATACCTTAGCCATCCAATCGGTATAAACGTCATCGAGGTTGTTAGCGTTCTCTGCTGTCATTTTAAGTTAAGGTTTTAGACTGTATGATGCAATGACATATTCTCAAGCATGATTGATCAATTATCATATTGTGATACGCAAAACACACGTGATTCTCGTTATAACTTTGTTATACACCAAAAAGATCTCTTGAGCAGTGAATGCTGAAGAGATCCTCTTTTTATTTTACTCATAAGCAAGAATTATCCATCACTGAAATTACACTGGATCTGG
The nucleotide sequence above comes from Paenibacillus sp. W2I17. Encoded proteins:
- the gucD gene encoding alpha-ketoglutaric semialdehyde dehydrogenase GucD, which translates into the protein MTTFQVEQTYSNYINGEWVKATSGETEPSINPANRKEVVGYVPTSGVEDLNRAVAAAKEAAKDWRRLSGAERGNYLFQAANVLERRADEVAEAMTREMGKTLPEAKGETLRGVAILRYYAGEGMRKTGDVIPSTDSEALMFTTRVPLGVVGVIAPWNFPVAIPIWKTAPALIYGNTVVLKPAQETAVTAAKVMECFEEAGIPAGVLNLVCGRGSVIGSALAEHPDVGGITFTGSNEVGKRVGGAALARGAKYQLEMGGKNPIIIAADADLDLAVEATISGGLKSTGQKCTATSKVIIERKVYDAFKEKLLSQIQEIRLGDGMSSGSWMGPCASEGQLNTVLSYIQKGQDEGAVLLAGGKRGGGPGLEEGFYVQPTVFEGVESHMSIAREEIFGPVLALIAVDSLEEAIEAANDSDYGLSASIYTQNVGAMLSFIRDMDAGLVRINAETAGVELQAPFGGMKMSSSHSREQGQAAIEFFTAIKTVFVKS
- a CDS encoding AraC family transcriptional regulator translates to MTKLSDAVYLGRLPDVRMSFQLLGLHARKVDSSWTYPSHEHSMYEVHWMMDGQMNMVVNGQSYRQSVGDLLFIRPGMTHSCTGAGPEGFTYFSVHFSIHDTSFCRELNRCKDIYYPANSNLALGLSSSLSTLYGLATEHLSSSLSSSKQMKVHAAVFELLGSLVGQLSQQASVTLSRKETIAHQIAEHIEDSVRYIHLHGEIQESDRTWIQDIAKSLSISPSQVNRIFRQVYGIAPRKFLSETLLNEAQRLLKQTDLNIDHIAMMLGYKTNAHFSRQFKRWTGIAPSEYRSHSQQAGEANVADD
- a CDS encoding AraC family transcriptional regulator, with translation MTSIFYVECDAVHQNHFVFDIPEGHDAWLLVITQTPAQFWVDGQLKEYPAHCAVLFKPYQKIYYRACSERYINDWIRFESDEPFVTDTSLPPGTPFPLDDPEYCHKLFQLLVAEHSFQNDYRESSINCLLRTLFNKLLESCVQEDISPQHYPLLKLRTAIHNDPSHPWTISEMAKIINVSPGYLQLMYKKSFGLSCMEDVIHSRIRLAKEYLRHHLYTVAEIADRCGYRNVEHFCRQFKQMTGSSPKQFHKRRGGVPADLTELGYKSHF
- a CDS encoding fumarylacetoacetate hydrolase family protein, producing MRIIRFLDGQQKWLAAVTDDEQAYRLPQADFMTLIYQARKQGVSPVQLVESAFKPSNKLTDDWTSLHLITPLEAPEVWAAGVTYQRSREARNYEATEGKLDAKTFYDKVYDAERPEIFFKSTAARTVGPNEAVTLRSDSNWQIPEPELGLVLAADGSIVGYIVGNDMSCRDIEGENPLYLPQAKMWRNSCSIGPSIRLAETVQDPYAFSIVCEIYRESEIVVKSEASTSELNRKLDELVSFLARDNDLFDGTVLLTGTSIVPPNDFTLAPGDRIEISISDIGTLINPVISN
- a CDS encoding family 43 glycosylhydrolase, translating into MNKQGFNPYLPSWEYVPDSEPYVFNERVYVYGSHDRFHGHAFCLNDYVCWSAPVNDLGNWRNEGVIYRKTDDPLNPNGHMCLYAPDVTLGPDGRYYLYYVLDKVPVVSVAVCDAPAGKYEFYGYVQYDDGTRLGEREGDEPQFDPGVMTEGQHTYLYTGFCAAGDQSRHGAMATMLGPDMLTIVEEPVFVAPSVPYSEGSGYEGHEFFEAPSIRKRGDTYYLVYSSIVMHELCYATSRFPNKGFTYQGVIVSNCDLHIDSYKPADKPMYYGGNNHGSIVEINGDWYVFYHRHTNGDAFNRQGCIEKISFEEDGSIPQVEMTSSGPSGRPLEGKGEYPAYLACNLLTKDDQKYTGGFGAGAWLDSRFPKITQDGRDGDEEVGYIANMVESATAGFKYFDCRGIRQVSIKVRGYCHGVFEVKTAWDGPVLGTIPVHFTNHWKPYSIEMTIPDGIQALYFTYRGSGSASLASFILA